The Cylindrospermopsis curvispora GIHE-G1 genome contains a region encoding:
- a CDS encoding sulfurtransferase — protein sequence MISGQKAIWKRLRSSKLFVIGLAIFSCLLITPMLHLPAWGNVSNSRIQFVSPNWVAENIKDPNLRILDVRNSPLDYIDGHLPGAVNVADIAFRGPREGLPVQYWDNRKLAEIFANSGVTNKSRVLVYSDGRDVLGASMVAYLLERSGVQNIAVLDGGYKGYAAASQTVTKVFPKYRPGQFTLRDNTSVRVSINEVKNLIGKKGVKFIDPRPADLFQGKENLWVRNGHIPGAKNIPWPTFTDPQNPHKLKSLDEIRKILADKKITADDDIIVSCSTGREATLQYVVLKHLLGYPKVRVYEGSWTEYSTYPDLPVATGPEEIS from the coding sequence ATGATAAGCGGACAAAAAGCAATTTGGAAAAGACTCAGAAGTAGCAAACTATTTGTTATAGGGTTAGCAATTTTCTCATGTTTGTTAATTACTCCCATGTTGCACTTACCCGCATGGGGAAATGTTAGTAACAGCAGGATTCAGTTTGTTAGTCCTAACTGGGTAGCAGAAAATATTAAAGATCCAAATCTCAGGATCCTAGACGTAAGAAATTCGCCTTTAGACTATATTGACGGACACTTACCTGGGGCGGTTAATGTTGCTGATATAGCATTTCGCGGTCCTAGAGAGGGACTACCAGTACAATACTGGGATAATCGCAAATTAGCGGAAATATTTGCCAATTCAGGAGTGACTAATAAGAGTCGAGTTTTGGTTTATTCCGATGGTAGAGATGTTTTAGGAGCAAGTATGGTGGCTTATCTCCTGGAACGTTCCGGAGTGCAAAATATAGCAGTGTTGGATGGAGGATATAAAGGTTACGCTGCAGCTTCCCAAACTGTAACAAAAGTATTTCCTAAATACCGACCAGGGCAATTCACCCTTAGGGATAATACTAGTGTACGTGTGTCCATAAATGAAGTAAAAAACCTAATTGGCAAGAAGGGGGTTAAATTTATTGATCCTCGACCTGCAGACCTATTTCAGGGTAAGGAAAACCTTTGGGTACGCAATGGACATATTCCGGGGGCTAAAAATATTCCCTGGCCCACATTTACAGATCCTCAAAATCCTCATAAACTCAAGTCATTGGATGAAATCAGGAAAATACTGGCAGATAAGAAGATTACTGCGGATGATGATATTATAGTGTCTTGCAGCACAGGAAGAGAGGCGACTTTACAATATGTGGTGTTAAAACACTTATTAGGCTATCCTAAGGTCAGGGTTTATGAGGGTTCTTGGACAGAATACAGTACCTATCCAGATCTACCTGTTGCTACTGGACCAGAAGAGATAAGCTAG
- the ssuE gene encoding NADPH-dependent FMN reductase, with protein sequence MADVLAIAGSPAHPSRTYGILEYATQLISEQGLETTIISVRDLPAEDLVYGRYNSPALEKPKELIQQASGIIIATPIYKAAYTGVLKSFLDLLPQKALSGKILLPFATGGTIAHLLAIEYALKPVLSELGARHILSTVYAVDKQIQFSQEGSIQLEEELAQRLHENVGELVRLVNSVKVNEQKLSVS encoded by the coding sequence ATGGCTGATGTGTTAGCTATTGCTGGTAGTCCTGCTCATCCTTCTAGAACATACGGGATTTTAGAGTATGCTACTCAGTTAATTTCTGAACAAGGTTTGGAAACAACTATTATTTCTGTCCGGGATTTGCCTGCTGAGGATTTAGTTTACGGGCGCTATAACAGTCCTGCACTGGAAAAGCCCAAAGAGCTGATACAGCAAGCTAGTGGTATCATAATTGCTACGCCTATTTATAAAGCTGCATACACAGGAGTACTCAAGTCTTTCTTAGACCTATTACCCCAAAAAGCTTTAAGCGGTAAGATACTACTTCCCTTTGCTACTGGTGGTACTATTGCCCATCTCTTAGCAATTGAATATGCTTTAAAACCAGTTTTATCTGAACTGGGTGCTAGGCATATTTTAAGTACAGTATATGCAGTAGATAAGCAAATTCAATTTTCCCAAGAGGGTTCGATTCAATTAGAAGAAGAGCTAGCCCAGAGACTACATGAAAATGTAGGAGAGTTGGTACGACTTGTTAATTCTGTAAAAGTTAATGAACAAAAGTTGTCAGTTTCCTAA
- a CDS encoding ABC transporter ATP-binding protein translates to MLMFKNVRPWQSFQRASEAPNLPNTPFRFVCYFVNQFRWWYVAMVVSEILHATCGIMLPYAIGEIIRTVTVAHTNSGEIFGAIKQPLTLFTFLIIGEVVFGRAAGLLQTILHPIHRQHIVRSLYAYLQYHSHRYLSSSFAGALAHRIGETSLGVTQTMQMLITEFMSLIIVYVVSTILLYRTYPPLAALVGTWAVLFITISFWLATRCRIYSRRAAAARSDTTGIIVDAVTNLSSTRLFARLGFEREYLNERLRYELKEVRRANWYSERIRWFQFISAAILKVSTLYYSIFLWSGGLITAADFVVATSLSLLIISEAKNLSRRFIEFFEHIGNIANGVHIIVQPHELIDKEHALAHQFFQGRIEFRQVNFSYSREKKVFENLSVAIEPGQRVGLVGFSGSGKSTFVNLILRLFDPQSGKILIDGVDIREMTQDSLHSQISLIPQDPSLFHRTLLENIRYGRLEAEDEDVKISAIKAYAHDFIAQMNNGYNSLVGERGVKLSGGQRQRIAIARVILKDAPILILDEATSSLDSITEKAIQETLDLAMNDKTVIVVAHRLSTISHLDRILVFDRGRIVEDGSHDDLLALGGTYYKLWKMQAGGFLPEEAKVGVGS, encoded by the coding sequence ATGTTAATGTTCAAAAATGTAAGACCTTGGCAGTCTTTTCAGCGTGCATCTGAAGCACCTAATTTGCCTAATACACCATTCCGGTTTGTTTGTTATTTTGTGAACCAGTTTCGCTGGTGGTATGTGGCAATGGTGGTGTCTGAAATATTACATGCTACCTGTGGAATTATGTTGCCATACGCTATAGGAGAGATAATTCGTACTGTGACAGTAGCTCATACCAATAGTGGAGAAATTTTTGGAGCTATTAAACAACCTTTAACTTTATTTACTTTTCTTATTATTGGTGAGGTAGTTTTTGGGCGTGCTGCGGGTTTATTACAAACTATTCTGCATCCTATTCATCGTCAGCATATTGTCCGCTCACTGTACGCCTATTTGCAATATCATTCCCATCGTTATTTAAGTAGTAGTTTTGCGGGAGCATTAGCACATCGTATTGGTGAAACATCTTTAGGTGTTACTCAAACAATGCAAATGCTGATTACTGAGTTTATGTCTTTAATAATTGTGTATGTGGTATCCACAATTTTGCTTTATCGTACCTATCCTCCCTTAGCAGCATTAGTTGGTACGTGGGCAGTTTTGTTTATTACTATTTCTTTTTGGTTAGCTACTCGTTGTCGAATTTATTCTCGCAGGGCAGCAGCGGCTAGAAGTGACACTACAGGTATTATTGTTGATGCTGTAACAAATCTTAGTAGCACTAGGTTATTTGCTCGTTTGGGCTTTGAAAGGGAATATTTAAATGAGCGATTAAGGTATGAACTTAAGGAGGTAAGGAGAGCTAATTGGTATTCGGAGAGAATTCGTTGGTTTCAATTTATTTCTGCTGCTATTCTTAAAGTTAGTACTTTGTATTATTCTATATTTTTGTGGAGTGGGGGATTAATTACAGCAGCGGATTTTGTGGTAGCAACGAGTTTGTCGTTGTTAATTATTAGTGAAGCGAAGAACTTAAGTCGCAGGTTTATTGAATTTTTTGAACACATTGGTAATATAGCTAATGGAGTTCATATAATAGTTCAACCTCATGAGTTAATTGATAAGGAGCATGCTCTTGCTCACCAATTTTTTCAAGGAAGGATTGAGTTTCGCCAGGTTAACTTTAGTTATTCTCGGGAGAAAAAGGTTTTTGAAAATCTTTCCGTGGCAATTGAACCGGGTCAGCGGGTGGGCTTAGTGGGATTTTCTGGGTCTGGTAAATCCACTTTTGTGAATTTAATTTTGCGGTTGTTTGACCCTCAATCAGGAAAAATTCTTATTGATGGGGTGGATATTAGGGAAATGACTCAGGATTCTCTCCATTCTCAGATTAGTTTAATTCCTCAGGATCCTTCTTTGTTCCATCGCACTTTACTGGAAAATATTCGTTATGGTCGTTTAGAAGCTGAAGATGAAGATGTGAAAATATCCGCAATCAAGGCTTATGCCCATGATTTTATTGCTCAAATGAATAATGGTTATAATTCTTTAGTGGGAGAACGAGGAGTGAAGTTATCTGGAGGACAAAGACAGAGGATTGCTATTGCTAGGGTTATTTTAAAGGATGCACCAATTTTGATTTTAGATGAGGCAACTTCTAGTTTGGATTCTATTACTGAAAAGGCAATTCAGGAAACTTTGGATCTGGCAATGAATGATAAGACGGTGATTGTGGTGGCCCATCGTTTGTCTACCATTTCTCATTTAGATCGTATTTTGGTATTTGACAGGGGTCGTATTGTTGAGGACGGTTCTCATGATGATTTGCTGGCATTGGGTGGAACCTATTACAAACTATGGAAAATGCAGGCGGGTGGATTTTTACCTGAGGAAGCTAAAGTTGGTGTAGGAAGTTGA
- the metX gene encoding homoserine O-acetyltransferase MetX produces MNYHHLISPQTQYYHLHKPYALEKGEVLQKVQLAYRTWGKLNSEGDNGILICHALTGSADADTWWKDLLGANKALDTNKYFIVCSNVLGSCYGTTGSMSINPHTGFAYGATFPEITIRDMVHLQAHLVAYLGIKSLALVIGGSLGGMQVLEWALQYPHIVRAIAPMATSGRHSAWCIGLSEAQRQAIYADPNWQGGNYTLEKAPKQGLAIARMMAMSTYRSWESFSERFARNWDEETGQFVIAKYLQYHGQRLIERFDANTYITLTKAMDNHDITQGGNYELTLQSIKQPTMIIAISSDILYPPREQEEIANLIPNSQLVYLKSIYGHDAFLTDSIEVNKLVINFLHQL; encoded by the coding sequence ATGAACTATCACCACCTAATTTCCCCACAAACCCAATATTATCATCTACATAAACCCTATGCACTGGAAAAAGGAGAAGTATTACAAAAAGTTCAGTTAGCATATCGCACCTGGGGAAAACTAAACTCAGAAGGTGATAATGGTATTCTCATCTGTCACGCCTTAACAGGTTCAGCTGATGCAGATACTTGGTGGAAAGATTTATTAGGTGCAAATAAAGCGTTAGACACCAACAAATACTTTATTGTATGCAGTAATGTATTAGGTAGTTGTTATGGCACTACAGGTTCAATGAGCATTAATCCCCATACAGGATTTGCCTATGGTGCCACATTTCCAGAGATTACAATCAGGGATATGGTCCACTTGCAAGCCCATTTAGTCGCATACTTAGGAATTAAATCCCTAGCCTTAGTAATTGGTGGATCCCTAGGGGGAATGCAAGTCTTAGAGTGGGCACTACAATATCCACATATAGTAAGGGCGATCGCACCTATGGCTACCTCTGGTAGACACTCAGCCTGGTGTATTGGTTTAAGCGAAGCCCAGAGACAAGCCATATATGCTGACCCCAATTGGCAAGGAGGCAATTACACCCTAGAAAAAGCTCCCAAACAGGGATTAGCCATAGCCCGAATGATGGCCATGAGTACCTATAGGTCATGGGAGAGCTTTAGCGAAAGATTTGCCAGAAACTGGGATGAAGAAACAGGCCAATTTGTTATAGCCAAATATTTACAATATCATGGTCAAAGATTAATAGAGAGATTTGATGCCAACACCTATATTACCTTAACTAAAGCAATGGATAACCATGACATTACCCAGGGGGGGAATTACGAATTAACCCTGCAAAGCATCAAACAACCTACCATGATTATTGCCATTAGCTCCGATATATTATATCCCCCAAGAGAGCAAGAAGAAATAGCAAATTTAATTCCCAACAGTCAACTAGTATATTTAAAATCCATTTACGGTCATGATGCTTTCCTTACTGACTCAATAGAAGTCAATAAACTAGTAATCAACTTCCTACACCAACTTTAG
- a CDS encoding amidohydrolase family protein, producing the protein MAKYNRLKSSRSAVIKSKLNYPVIDTDVHTNDFTPALEDYIANYGGSRLVDALRKAESSRLNSKAKGKDWYEQTPEERQYYRTIRSPWWARVTRNTLDLATYTLPELFYERQAEQGSDYSVLFPNNVLAPAGASNDTRQALQRAINHYHADLYRKYSDRLTVVAGIPMNTPQEAIEELEFAVKTLGLKVANIPGGVKRPIRAIADKYPAEEYPEIARYASYIDFYGIDSEYDYDPFWAKVVELGVPVTTHYGSQGWTGRSSISNYMNNHIGHFADGSQAFAKALFFGGVTKRFPKLRVGMLEGGADWGAHVYIHLVDRFSKRSLNGLQNYNPDLANSHELYELFLKFGAELLEGYSLSKEELTRSVLGSSFTRFSRSPVGSELEDFAAAGIESIEDIRDRWVNSFFFGSESDDRTIASAFNNRANPLNVKINAIYSSDVGHWDVPDLTDPLAESWDLVQEGVLSEDDFQAYVFGNPYKFYTEANPDFFQGTVIESKVARSLKVESLEQNLVSV; encoded by the coding sequence ATGGCTAAATATAATAGACTCAAAAGCTCTCGCTCGGCTGTTATTAAGTCCAAACTTAACTATCCGGTGATTGATACTGATGTTCACACTAATGATTTCACTCCTGCTTTAGAAGATTATATTGCTAATTATGGGGGATCGAGATTGGTAGATGCGCTGCGCAAGGCGGAATCTTCTCGTCTTAATTCCAAGGCTAAGGGTAAGGATTGGTATGAACAAACGCCGGAGGAGCGTCAGTATTATCGTACTATTCGCTCTCCCTGGTGGGCAAGGGTGACTCGCAATACATTAGACCTGGCTACTTATACTTTGCCCGAGTTGTTTTATGAACGCCAAGCTGAGCAGGGTTCTGACTATTCTGTTCTCTTCCCTAATAATGTTTTGGCTCCTGCTGGTGCTAGTAATGATACTCGTCAAGCACTACAACGAGCAATTAACCATTATCATGCGGATTTGTATCGTAAGTATAGCGATCGCCTGACGGTGGTGGCGGGAATTCCCATGAACACCCCTCAAGAAGCGATTGAGGAACTGGAATTTGCCGTAAAAACTCTGGGTTTGAAGGTGGCTAATATTCCTGGTGGTGTGAAAAGACCTATTCGGGCGATCGCGGATAAGTATCCGGCTGAGGAATATCCGGAAATTGCCAGATATGCGTCTTATATTGATTTTTATGGCATAGACAGTGAATATGACTATGATCCTTTTTGGGCGAAGGTGGTTGAGTTAGGAGTACCTGTAACTACTCATTATGGTAGTCAGGGGTGGACAGGTCGTTCTTCCATCAGTAATTATATGAACAACCATATTGGTCATTTTGCTGATGGTTCTCAGGCGTTTGCTAAGGCCCTATTTTTTGGTGGTGTAACTAAGCGTTTTCCTAAATTGCGTGTGGGGATGTTAGAAGGTGGAGCAGATTGGGGCGCTCATGTTTATATTCATCTGGTGGATCGTTTTTCTAAGCGTAGTTTGAATGGGTTACAAAACTATAACCCGGACCTGGCTAATAGTCATGAGTTGTATGAGCTGTTCTTGAAATTTGGTGCAGAATTACTGGAGGGATATTCTCTGAGTAAAGAGGAGCTAACTCGAAGTGTTTTGGGATCTTCTTTTACTCGTTTTAGTCGTTCCCCTGTGGGCAGTGAGTTAGAAGATTTTGCTGCTGCGGGGATTGAATCTATTGAGGATATACGCGATCGATGGGTAAACAGTTTCTTTTTTGGTTCCGAGTCGGATGACCGGACTATTGCCAGTGCATTCAATAATCGAGCTAATCCCTTAAATGTAAAAATCAACGCTATTTATTCTTCTGACGTTGGTCATTGGGATGTGCCTGATTTAACGGATCCTTTGGCGGAAAGCTGGGATTTGGTTCAGGAGGGTGTGCTTTCTGAGGATGATTTCCAAGCCTATGTGTTTGGTAATCCTTATAAGTTCTATACGGAAGCTAATCCCGATTTCTTCCAGGGTACGGTAATTGAATCTAAGGTAGCTAGGTCTTTAAAGGTAGAAAGTCTGGAGCAAAATTTGGTGTCAGTATAA
- a CDS encoding O-acetylhomoserine aminocarboxypropyltransferase/cysteine synthase family protein, translating into MSEKYRFETLQIHAGQEPAPGTNARAVPIYQTTSYVFNDTEHGARLFALQEFGNIYTRIMNPTTDVFEKRIAALEGGVAALATSSGQAAQFLAISTIAQAGENIVSTSFLYGGTYNQFKVALPRLGINVKFVEGDEVENFRRAIDNQTKALYVETIGNPQFNIPDFTSLAEIAHEHGIPLIVDNTFGAAGYIARPIEYGADIVVESATKWIGGHGNSIGGVIIDSGKFDWGRGKFPIFTDPSPGYHGLNFQEIFGPGSPFGNIAFIIRARVEGLRDFGPSLSPFNAFLLLQGLETLSLRVDRHLHNALELAEWLEKQPQVEWVNYPGLPNHPYHERAKKYLKHGFGGVLNFGIKGGLEAGKNFINRLKLASHLANVGDAKTLVIHPASTTHQQLSDLEQLSAGVTPDLIRVSVGIEHIEDIKEDFAQAFV; encoded by the coding sequence ATGTCAGAGAAATATAGATTTGAAACCTTACAAATTCATGCTGGACAGGAACCAGCTCCAGGAACTAATGCCCGTGCGGTTCCCATTTACCAAACCACATCTTATGTATTTAATGATACAGAGCATGGGGCCAGATTGTTTGCCTTACAGGAATTTGGCAATATTTACACTCGGATTATGAATCCGACAACAGATGTATTTGAAAAGAGGATTGCTGCCTTAGAAGGAGGTGTAGCAGCTTTAGCCACTTCCAGTGGTCAAGCAGCACAGTTTTTAGCTATTAGCACCATTGCCCAAGCGGGGGAAAACATAGTTTCCACCAGCTTTTTATACGGAGGAACCTATAACCAATTTAAAGTTGCCTTACCGCGTTTAGGAATAAATGTCAAATTTGTAGAGGGAGATGAGGTAGAAAATTTTCGTCGGGCAATTGACAATCAGACGAAAGCATTGTATGTGGAAACCATTGGCAACCCACAATTCAACATACCGGATTTTACATCTCTGGCGGAAATTGCCCATGAGCATGGCATACCCCTAATAGTTGATAACACCTTTGGAGCTGCGGGATACATAGCCAGACCCATTGAATATGGAGCGGATATTGTAGTTGAATCAGCAACTAAATGGATAGGTGGTCATGGTAATTCCATAGGGGGTGTAATTATTGACTCCGGGAAATTTGATTGGGGTAGGGGCAAATTCCCCATTTTTACCGATCCATCACCGGGTTATCATGGGCTGAATTTTCAAGAAATATTTGGCCCTGGTAGTCCTTTTGGTAATATAGCCTTTATTATTCGGGCCAGGGTCGAAGGACTAAGAGACTTTGGTCCTAGTTTAAGTCCATTTAATGCTTTTTTGTTATTACAGGGACTAGAAACATTGTCATTGCGTGTAGATCGTCATCTGCACAATGCCCTAGAACTAGCTGAGTGGTTAGAGAAACAACCGCAGGTAGAATGGGTCAACTATCCAGGACTACCTAATCATCCCTATCACGAGCGAGCCAAGAAATATTTAAAACATGGATTTGGCGGAGTATTAAACTTTGGCATAAAAGGTGGACTGGAAGCAGGCAAAAATTTTATTAATCGGCTGAAATTAGCTAGCCATCTGGCCAATGTTGGGGATGCCAAGACCCTAGTTATTCATCCTGCTTCCACAACCCACCAGCAACTTAGTGACCTTGAACAACTTTCAGCTGGTGTCACCCCAGACTTAATTCGGGTATCTGTAGGAATTGAACATATTGAAGATATTAAAGAAGACTTTGCTCAAGCATTTGTATGA
- the ssuD gene encoding FMNH2-dependent alkanesulfonate monooxygenase, which produces MEVLWFIPTHGDGRYLATGIGGRSVNFDYWRQIAQAVDQLGFTGALLPTGRSCEDAWVLASSLIAHTKKMRFLVAIRPGLMSPGLAARMAATFDRISGGRLLINVVTGGDPVESAGDGLHLSHDERYQLTDEFLTVWREIASGEISNFTGNYFNIQEGKILFPNVQQPYPPLWFGGSSDIAQEVAAKHVDVYLTWGEPPQQVAEKIKRVKELAAVQGRTLRFGIRLHVIVRETESQAWDAANDLIRYVDEDAISKAQQAYSRMDSVGQQRMTELHNGSVGKLEISPNLWAGIGLVRGGAGTALVGDPDTVAARMQEYADVGIETFIFSGYPHLEEAYRVAELLFPRLPLDHLPTSEPQLFSPFGEVLANREFPPQALKEKVFTNVD; this is translated from the coding sequence ATGGAAGTTCTTTGGTTTATTCCTACCCATGGGGATGGGCGTTATCTAGCCACTGGTATAGGTGGTCGTTCGGTTAACTTTGACTACTGGCGACAAATTGCTCAAGCAGTGGATCAATTGGGATTCACAGGTGCCCTATTACCAACGGGTCGTTCTTGTGAAGATGCTTGGGTTTTAGCTTCTTCCCTAATTGCCCATACAAAGAAAATGCGATTTTTAGTAGCTATACGTCCTGGATTAATGTCTCCAGGACTAGCTGCTAGAATGGCGGCAACCTTCGATAGGATTTCCGGAGGTAGATTGCTAATTAATGTGGTGACTGGAGGTGATCCGGTAGAGTCCGCTGGGGATGGTTTACATTTGAGTCATGATGAGCGTTATCAGCTAACAGACGAATTTTTAACCGTTTGGCGAGAAATTGCATCGGGAGAGATTAGCAATTTTACTGGAAATTATTTTAACATTCAAGAAGGTAAAATCCTATTTCCTAACGTACAACAGCCCTATCCACCCTTATGGTTTGGCGGTTCTTCTGACATTGCACAGGAAGTTGCAGCCAAGCATGTGGATGTATATTTAACGTGGGGTGAGCCGCCTCAGCAAGTTGCTGAAAAAATTAAAAGAGTGAAAGAACTGGCAGCTGTCCAGGGGAGAACACTGCGTTTTGGGATTCGTCTGCACGTAATTGTTAGAGAAACCGAAAGTCAGGCTTGGGATGCAGCTAATGATTTAATTCGTTATGTGGATGAAGATGCAATTAGCAAAGCTCAACAAGCCTACTCTCGTATGGATTCTGTGGGACAACAACGCATGACAGAATTACACAATGGTAGTGTAGGGAAATTAGAAATTAGCCCCAATTTATGGGCAGGTATTGGCTTAGTGCGTGGTGGCGCGGGAACAGCACTGGTTGGTGACCCTGACACTGTAGCAGCAAGAATGCAAGAATATGCGGATGTAGGTATTGAGACATTTATATTTTCTGGTTATCCCCATTTAGAAGAAGCATATCGGGTAGCCGAATTGCTTTTTCCCCGATTGCCTTTAGATCATCTACCAACCTCAGAACCACAGTTATTCAGTCCTTTTGGTGAGGTATTAGCCAACCGGGAATTCCCTCCACAAGCACTGAAAGAGAAAGTTTTTACCAATGTGGACTAA
- the ssuC gene encoding aliphatic sulfonate ABC transporter permease SsuC — MVKINSVEIRDIPSKYAFRKNRSFSRLVKQLIKNSYVQSIIPWLVPGLIITIWQLLSSLGVIPNRILPAPLAVIAAAIKMGASGELFRNIGISAARAISGFLLGGSIGFSLGLINGIWPIAEKLIDTSIQMLRNIPNLALIPLVILWFGIGDEARLFLVSLGVMFPIYLNTFHGIRSVDPGLIEMGRIYGLTPWGLFWRIILPGAMSSILVGVRFSLGIMWLTLIVAETIAADSGIGYMAMNAREFMQTDVVVLSILIYACFGKLADVIAKSLERYWLQWNPGYFKN, encoded by the coding sequence ATGGTTAAAATAAACTCCGTTGAAATTAGAGACATTCCATCTAAGTATGCCTTCAGAAAAAATAGGTCTTTTTCCCGATTGGTTAAACAACTGATTAAAAACTCCTACGTTCAATCTATCATCCCCTGGTTGGTACCTGGACTAATCATTACCATATGGCAGTTATTATCATCCCTAGGGGTAATTCCTAATCGGATTCTACCTGCTCCCCTAGCAGTAATAGCAGCAGCTATTAAAATGGGCGCGTCAGGGGAACTGTTTAGGAATATTGGTATCAGCGCAGCCAGAGCCATTTCTGGCTTTTTGCTAGGTGGTAGTATTGGCTTCAGTTTAGGTCTCATTAATGGGATTTGGCCAATTGCAGAAAAGTTGATAGACACATCTATTCAAATGCTGAGAAACATACCCAATCTGGCTTTAATACCCTTAGTCATTTTATGGTTTGGTATTGGAGATGAAGCTAGATTATTTTTGGTCTCTCTAGGAGTTATGTTTCCTATTTACTTAAACACTTTTCATGGCATCCGCAGTGTTGACCCGGGATTAATTGAAATGGGTAGGATCTATGGTCTAACTCCTTGGGGGTTGTTTTGGCGAATCATTCTCCCCGGTGCTATGTCCTCCATCTTAGTGGGAGTACGTTTCTCTTTGGGTATTATGTGGCTAACTCTTATTGTGGCAGAAACTATTGCCGCTGACTCTGGTATAGGTTACATGGCTATGAATGCTAGGGAATTTATGCAAACAGATGTGGTGGTTTTGAGTATTCTCATATATGCCTGCTTTGGTAAATTAGCAGACGTAATCGCCAAATCCTTGGAAAGATATTGGTTGCAGTGGAATCCCGGCTATTTCAAAAATTAA
- a CDS encoding YeeE/YedE family protein: MKTYTQPQKLIVAIALGIFVALLILSGQYGWRQSVLFVIGVLLGITLYKSSFGFASAYRKLILNRDGQGIYAQLLMLSITTILFAPLLSAGKIFGQELGGAIAPVGISGVIGAFIFGIGMQLGGACGCGTLYTIGSGNYTMIITLITFCLGSFCASISQDLWSGLPQIPPIVLGETIGWKNAVIVQLIIFFFLAIIVGIWTKNSPTSPKNSSWRDFLYNPWSIFTGGIILGLLNWLTLVISGQPWRITWGFALWMAKIATFLGWNPSSSKFWDGDPALSSSVLADTTSIMNLGLILGALLAAGLAGKLIPQTATNPSTLLSKAVGGLIMGFGAFAAFGCNIGAFFSGIASTSLHGWLWIIFALLGTFLIIKFTFPQTKLGAIK, translated from the coding sequence ATGAAAACATACACTCAACCGCAAAAATTAATTGTGGCGATCGCTCTAGGTATTTTTGTTGCTCTGTTGATTTTATCAGGTCAATATGGCTGGCGACAAAGTGTGTTATTTGTAATTGGCGTTCTTTTGGGCATAACCCTGTATAAATCTAGTTTTGGATTTGCATCAGCCTATCGAAAACTAATATTAAATAGAGATGGACAAGGAATATATGCCCAGTTACTGATGTTGTCAATTACTACCATATTGTTTGCGCCCCTACTATCAGCTGGTAAGATTTTCGGACAAGAGTTAGGAGGCGCGATCGCCCCTGTAGGAATATCAGGAGTGATAGGAGCATTTATCTTTGGGATAGGGATGCAATTAGGTGGAGCTTGTGGTTGTGGCACACTTTACACTATAGGTAGTGGCAATTATACCATGATCATCACCCTAATCACCTTTTGTTTGGGGTCATTTTGTGCCAGCATAAGCCAAGACCTTTGGTCTGGATTACCGCAAATCCCCCCCATAGTCTTAGGTGAAACCATTGGTTGGAAGAATGCAGTAATTGTCCAACTAATCATTTTTTTCTTTTTAGCGATAATAGTGGGTATTTGGACTAAAAACAGTCCCACCTCGCCAAAAAATAGCAGCTGGAGAGATTTTTTATACAATCCATGGTCGATATTTACGGGAGGGATTATTTTAGGGTTACTAAACTGGTTAACCCTAGTAATTTCTGGACAACCCTGGCGAATCACCTGGGGGTTTGCATTGTGGATGGCTAAAATTGCCACGTTTTTGGGCTGGAACCCATCCAGTAGCAAATTTTGGGATGGGGATCCAGCACTTTCCAGTTCAGTCCTAGCGGATACCACCTCAATCATGAACCTAGGTTTGATTCTAGGTGCATTATTGGCAGCTGGTTTAGCTGGTAAATTAATACCACAAACGGCAACTAACCCCTCAACACTCCTTTCTAAAGCAGTGGGTGGACTAATCATGGGTTTCGGAGCTTTTGCTGCTTTTGGATGTAATATTGGTGCCTTTTTCAGTGGCATTGCTTCCACCAGCTTACACGGTTGGCTGTGGATTATTTTTGCCCTATTAGGTACTTTCTTGATTATTAAGTTCACTTTCCCCCAAACTAAATTAGGGGCAATCAAGTAA